A window from Actinomycetospora corticicola encodes these proteins:
- a CDS encoding DUF3073 domain-containing protein: protein MGRGRAKAKQTKVARELKYSSPSTDFDALQRELASGDPFARHTVDEDDQVDSRYSEYSYDER from the coding sequence ATGGGACGCGGAAGAGCCAAGGCGAAGCAGACGAAGGTCGCTCGCGAGCTCAAGTACAGCTCCCCCAGCACCGACTTCGACGCCCTGCAGAGGGAGTTGGCCAGCGGGGACCCGTTCGCGCGGCACACGGTCGACGAGGACGACCAAGTGGACTCCCGCTACTCCGAGTACAGCTACGACGAGCGCTGA
- the purM gene encoding phosphoribosylformylglycinamidine cyclo-ligase — protein sequence MTRGPGASYAEAGVDVAAGDRAVDLIKPLAAATRRPEVRGGIGGFAGLFALKTGKYTEPLLAASTDGVGTKIAVAQAADKHDTVGLDLVAMVVDDLVVCGAEPLFLQDYLAIGKVDPAKVEAIVSGIAEGCRIAGCALLGGETAEHPGVMEPHHYDLSATGVGVVEADRVLGPERVRAGDQVIAMAASGLHSNGYSLARRVLLDIGRMSLDGHVEEFGHTLGEELLVPTRIYARDCLALAAETDVRTFAHITGGGLTANLARVIPKGLHADLDRTTWNPAPVFKLIAGRGRVERAEMEATFNMGVGMVAIVPPDDVDRALAVLTAKHVPAWVLGEVVRGEIPGATLYGDHPRF from the coding sequence GTGACCCGCGGACCGGGAGCCAGCTACGCCGAGGCCGGGGTCGACGTCGCCGCGGGTGACCGCGCCGTCGACCTGATCAAGCCGCTCGCCGCCGCCACCCGCCGTCCCGAGGTGCGGGGCGGCATCGGGGGCTTCGCCGGGCTGTTCGCGCTCAAGACGGGCAAGTACACCGAGCCCCTGCTCGCGGCCTCCACCGACGGCGTCGGGACGAAGATCGCCGTCGCGCAGGCCGCGGACAAGCACGACACCGTGGGCCTCGACCTGGTCGCGATGGTCGTCGACGACCTCGTCGTGTGCGGGGCCGAGCCGCTGTTCCTCCAGGACTACCTCGCGATCGGCAAGGTCGACCCCGCCAAGGTCGAGGCCATCGTCTCGGGGATCGCGGAGGGCTGCCGGATCGCGGGCTGCGCCCTGCTCGGCGGCGAGACCGCGGAGCACCCCGGCGTCATGGAGCCGCACCACTACGACCTCTCGGCCACCGGGGTCGGCGTCGTCGAGGCCGACCGCGTGCTGGGCCCGGAGCGGGTGCGCGCCGGCGACCAGGTCATCGCGATGGCGGCCTCGGGGCTGCACTCCAACGGCTACTCGCTGGCCCGCCGGGTGCTGCTCGACATCGGCCGGATGTCGCTCGACGGCCACGTCGAGGAGTTCGGGCACACCCTGGGCGAGGAGCTCCTCGTGCCGACCCGCATCTACGCGCGGGACTGCCTGGCGCTCGCGGCCGAGACCGACGTCCGCACCTTCGCCCACATCACCGGCGGCGGCCTGACGGCGAACCTGGCCCGGGTGATCCCCAAGGGCCTGCACGCCGACCTCGACCGCACCACGTGGAACCCGGCCCCGGTCTTCAAGCTGATCGCGGGCCGTGGCCGGGTGGAGCGCGCCGAGATGGAGGCGACGTTCAACATGGGTGTCGGGATGGTGGCGATCGTGCCGCCCGACGACGTCGACCGCGCCCTCGCCGTCCTCACCGCCAAGCACGTGCCCGCGTGGGTGCTGGGCGAGGTCGTCCGCGGGGAGATCCCCGGCGCGACGCTGTACGGCGACCACCCGCGCTTCTGA
- a CDS encoding aerial mycelium formation protein → MIEFRQGGRRRLDRVLDPGFLAAIGDRSLDELREMRDDAAQEETDLSYLRRLLHARIDIVRFEEHRRAGTGSSEEPSVVDALPRILADNAIGPAAGRGRHHTVQPSRAESHRRHVEALLADTGLSDVASLSDAELTESAEAYAAEEASVSDHRIRVQQVMDACNDEIGRRYRTGSASIDELLRREREGA, encoded by the coding sequence ATGATCGAGTTCCGGCAGGGTGGTCGGCGGCGCCTCGACCGCGTCCTCGACCCCGGGTTCCTCGCCGCGATCGGTGACCGCTCGCTCGACGAGCTGCGCGAGATGCGCGACGACGCCGCCCAGGAGGAGACCGACCTGTCCTACCTGCGCCGGCTGCTCCACGCGCGCATCGACATCGTGCGCTTCGAGGAGCACCGGCGCGCCGGGACGGGGTCCTCCGAGGAGCCCTCCGTCGTCGACGCCCTGCCCCGCATCCTCGCCGACAACGCGATCGGGCCGGCCGCCGGCCGCGGGCGCCACCACACGGTGCAGCCGTCGCGGGCCGAGTCCCACCGCCGCCACGTCGAGGCCCTCCTGGCCGACACGGGGCTCTCCGACGTCGCGTCCCTCTCCGACGCCGAGCTGACCGAGTCCGCCGAGGCCTACGCGGCCGAGGAGGCGTCGGTGTCCGACCACCGGATCCGCGTGCAGCAGGTCATGGACGCGTGCAACGACGAGATCGGGCGCCGCTACCGCACCGGCTCCGCCAGCATCGACGAGCTGCTGCGCCGGGAGCGCGAAGGTGCCTGA
- a CDS encoding threonine ammonia-lyase encodes MTTSVSLVSRADVEAAAAILDGVAVHTALEPLAAVPGLRLKREDTQPVGAFKLRGAFHAASRLDPDVRARGLVTHSSGNHGRALAWTAARLGVPCTVVVPDDAVAAKVEAMAALGARLVPVSPADRAARAEEIVAETGGALVPPFDHPHVIAGQGTVGLELLGEDVDRVLVPVGGGGLISGIAAALADSGIPVVGVEPALAGDAAASVRAGELVAWPAADVARTAADGLRAQRLGELPWRHVSALVEDVVTVDEDAIAAAARLLHAAGVPAEASGAVATAGALTHPALVGGRTVAVVSGRNADPAWVARVLAA; translated from the coding sequence ATGACCACCTCGGTCTCCCTGGTCTCCCGGGCCGACGTCGAGGCGGCCGCGGCGATCCTCGACGGGGTCGCCGTGCACACCGCGCTCGAGCCCCTGGCCGCCGTGCCGGGGCTGCGCCTCAAGCGCGAGGACACCCAGCCGGTCGGGGCCTTCAAGCTGCGGGGCGCGTTCCACGCGGCCTCGCGGCTCGACCCGGACGTCCGGGCCCGCGGGCTCGTGACCCACTCCAGCGGCAACCACGGACGCGCCCTGGCCTGGACGGCGGCCCGCCTCGGGGTGCCGTGCACGGTCGTGGTCCCCGACGACGCCGTGGCCGCCAAGGTCGAGGCCATGGCCGCCCTCGGCGCCCGCCTCGTCCCGGTGTCGCCGGCCGACCGGGCCGCCCGCGCGGAGGAGATCGTGGCGGAGACGGGCGGAGCGCTCGTCCCGCCGTTCGACCACCCGCACGTGATCGCCGGACAGGGGACGGTCGGTCTGGAGCTGCTCGGCGAGGACGTGGACCGCGTCCTCGTGCCGGTGGGCGGCGGTGGGCTGATCTCCGGGATCGCGGCCGCCCTCGCGGACAGTGGCATCCCCGTCGTCGGGGTGGAGCCGGCGCTGGCGGGGGACGCGGCGGCCTCCGTGCGGGCCGGTGAGCTCGTCGCCTGGCCCGCGGCCGACGTGGCCCGCACCGCCGCCGACGGCCTGCGCGCGCAGCGACTCGGCGAGCTTCCCTGGCGGCACGTGTCGGCCCTCGTCGAGGACGTGGTGACCGTCGACGAGGACGCCATCGCGGCCGCGGCCCGGCTGCTGCACGCCGCCGGGGTCCCCGCCGAGGCCAGCGGGGCGGTGGCGACGGCCGGGGCGCTGACCCACCCCGCGCTCGTGGGTGGCCGCACCGTCGCGGTCGTGAGCGGCCGCAACGCCGACCCCGCGTGGGTCGCGCGTGTGCTCGCCGCCTGA
- the purF gene encoding amidophosphoribosyltransferase → MVEADPGPSASATPQDDVPHEECGVFGVWAPGEEVAKLTYFGLFALQHRGQEAAGIAVSDGRQIVVFKDLGLVSQVFDEQTLSSLRGHMAVGHTRYSTTGSSTWENAQPTFTTTSAGTGIALGHNGNLVNTAELVARRADPMPSRGRVTATTDSDVVTGLLAESAADLGVEEAALRLLPDLRGAFSLAFCDETTLYAARDRHGVRPLVLGRLDRGWVVASETAALDIVGASFVREVEPGELIAIDADGLRSSRFAAPEPKGCVFEYVYLARPDTSIAGRGVHSTRVEIGRKLAQEHPAEADLVIPVPESGTPAAVGYAEASGIPYGMGLVKNAYVGRTFIQPSQTIRQLGIRLKLNPLREVIRGKRLVVVDDSIVRGNTQRSLVRMLREAGAVEVHVRIASPPVRWPCFYGIDFASRAELIANGLDNEGIRRSVGADSLGYVSSEGLIAATEQPRSRLCTACFSGEYPIPLPEEAMVGKHLLEDVAGTACGDPGNVVHQNGTRAGVPVPSAADGSGAPVRLPLSRSTPAYGAEDALSRP, encoded by the coding sequence GTGGTCGAAGCCGATCCCGGTCCATCGGCGTCAGCAACACCCCAGGACGACGTCCCGCACGAGGAGTGCGGGGTGTTCGGCGTGTGGGCTCCCGGCGAGGAGGTCGCGAAGCTCACCTACTTCGGCCTCTTCGCCCTGCAGCACCGCGGTCAGGAGGCGGCGGGCATCGCCGTGTCCGACGGTCGCCAGATCGTGGTGTTCAAGGACCTGGGGCTGGTCAGCCAGGTCTTCGACGAGCAGACGCTGTCCTCGCTGCGCGGGCACATGGCCGTCGGCCACACCCGGTACTCGACGACGGGCTCGTCGACCTGGGAGAACGCCCAGCCGACCTTCACGACGACGAGCGCGGGCACCGGTATCGCGCTCGGCCACAACGGCAACCTGGTCAACACCGCGGAGCTCGTCGCGCGCCGCGCCGACCCGATGCCCTCGCGCGGTCGGGTGACGGCCACGACCGACTCCGACGTGGTCACCGGCCTGCTCGCCGAGTCGGCCGCCGACCTCGGGGTGGAGGAGGCGGCCCTGCGCCTGCTGCCCGACCTCCGCGGCGCCTTCAGCCTCGCCTTCTGCGACGAGACGACCCTCTACGCGGCCCGCGACCGGCACGGGGTGCGTCCCCTGGTGCTCGGCCGGCTCGACCGCGGCTGGGTGGTCGCCTCCGAGACCGCCGCGCTGGACATCGTCGGCGCGTCGTTCGTCCGCGAGGTCGAGCCCGGTGAGCTGATCGCCATCGACGCCGACGGGCTGCGCTCGTCGCGGTTCGCGGCGCCGGAGCCCAAGGGCTGCGTCTTCGAGTACGTCTACCTGGCCCGGCCCGACACCTCGATCGCCGGCCGCGGCGTGCACTCCACGCGCGTGGAGATCGGGCGCAAGCTCGCGCAGGAGCACCCGGCCGAGGCCGACCTCGTCATCCCGGTGCCGGAGTCCGGCACGCCGGCGGCGGTCGGGTACGCCGAGGCCTCCGGCATCCCCTACGGCATGGGCCTGGTGAAGAACGCCTACGTGGGGCGCACCTTCATCCAGCCCTCGCAGACGATCCGCCAGCTCGGCATCCGGCTCAAGCTCAACCCGTTGCGCGAGGTCATCCGGGGCAAGCGGCTCGTGGTCGTGGACGACTCGATCGTCCGCGGCAACACGCAGCGCTCGCTGGTCCGCATGCTGCGCGAGGCGGGCGCCGTCGAGGTGCACGTCCGCATCGCGTCGCCGCCCGTGCGCTGGCCCTGCTTCTACGGCATCGACTTCGCCTCGCGGGCGGAGCTGATCGCGAACGGCCTGGACAACGAGGGCATCCGGCGTTCGGTAGGCGCCGACAGCCTCGGCTACGTGTCCTCGGAGGGCCTCATCGCGGCCACCGAGCAGCCCCGCTCGCGGCTGTGCACGGCCTGCTTCTCCGGCGAGTACCCGATCCCCCTGCCCGAGGAGGCCATGGTGGGCAAGCACCTGCTCGAGGACGTCGCGGGCACCGCCTGCGGCGACCCGGGCAACGTCGTCCACCAGAACGGCACCCGCGCCGGGGTCCCCGTGCCGAGTGCCGCCGACGGGTCGGGCGCCCCGGTGCGTCTCCCGCTCTCGCGCTCCACCCCCGCCTACGGCGCCGAGGACGCCCTCTCGCGCCCGTGA
- a CDS encoding sterol carrier family protein: MPSRRPPDPAEVRAALLTVVDWVDEPDAPVPPRPDRAAAVRLSLAVLEQVAPGRSVEVRVPPFGAVHCVDGPRHTRGTPPNVVETDPRTWCALALGRLDFDAAVASGAVSASGHRAGRVADWLPLVDAS; this comes from the coding sequence ATGCCGAGCCGCCGCCCTCCCGACCCCGCCGAGGTCCGCGCCGCCCTCCTCACCGTCGTCGACTGGGTGGACGAGCCGGACGCGCCCGTGCCGCCCCGACCCGACCGGGCGGCGGCCGTCCGGTTGTCGCTCGCGGTTCTCGAACAGGTCGCGCCCGGTCGCAGCGTCGAGGTCCGCGTACCTCCATTCGGAGCAGTACACTGCGTCGATGGCCCCCGACACACCCGTGGGACACCACCCAACGTGGTCGAGACCGACCCGCGGACGTGGTGTGCCCTCGCGCTCGGGCGGCTCGACTTCGACGCGGCCGTCGCGTCGGGCGCCGTGTCGGCCTCCGGGCACCGCGCCGGACGCGTGGCCGACTGGCTCCCGCTGGTCGACGCGTCGTGA
- a CDS encoding EAL domain-containing protein, with the protein MTEIRPRSDTPVVDVLAQEWAVEVEGTSYVPMGSDELVEYLTEITADLVSALRSRPVRTAVGHEAGRRLVQAHFTGPSTVERTLMLLGRRLPELLGEDRRDDALALVGALAAGYATTLRDRTLDEQEAIRRAVIVARHQTEQALHASEARFRAMFYEAAIGIGLGDMHGRIVEVNPALTQMFGYTAQEMRRRTVGELAHPEDLPSVWVLYERLLAGELDNFCIEKRFYRKDGEEIICNLTLSLVRDERGRPAYQVAMLEDVTERHELQSHLEYQAFHDTLTTLPNRALFADRVEHIFTTTAPGSARRVGLCFLDLDGFKAVNDSLGHDVGDLMLKEVAQRLADQATDGELVARMGGDEFVVLVENSRGVEQLISLAERILAAIAAPLELAGQELAVTASIGIVERPVVGGDSSELMRAADITLYSAKADGRGRWALHDPSRDEAEITRFALSAAMPAAIEREEFFVLYQPLVAMGDHGMRGVEALVRWHHPQLGVLGPGRFIGLAEETGAIVALGHWVLARACRDARCWYDEFGDAAPFVSVNVAPRQLHEPALLGEVEQVLADTGLPPRLLQIELTERALTTDEGAPLKALDGLRELGVKIAIDDFGTGYSNLSYLRKLPVDVIKLDGSFGERLRDEEVTNTVDERIVGTLVDLGHALGMTVCAEGVETGAQAGRLRRLGCDEGQGWHFAAALPREDIREILAHPDVRSWPGPEDAFASSVS; encoded by the coding sequence GTGACTGAGATCCGCCCGCGCTCCGACACCCCCGTCGTCGACGTCCTCGCCCAGGAGTGGGCGGTCGAGGTCGAGGGCACCAGCTACGTCCCCATGGGTTCCGACGAGCTCGTCGAGTACCTCACCGAGATCACCGCCGACCTCGTGTCGGCGCTGCGGTCCCGCCCGGTCCGCACCGCCGTCGGCCACGAGGCCGGACGCCGGCTCGTCCAGGCGCACTTCACCGGCCCGTCCACCGTCGAACGCACCCTCATGCTGCTGGGCCGGCGGCTGCCCGAGCTGCTCGGCGAGGACCGGCGCGACGACGCCCTCGCCCTGGTCGGCGCGCTGGCGGCCGGCTACGCCACGACACTGCGCGACCGCACGCTCGACGAGCAGGAGGCGATCCGCCGTGCCGTGATCGTCGCGCGCCACCAGACCGAGCAGGCCCTGCACGCGAGCGAGGCCCGCTTCCGGGCGATGTTCTACGAGGCCGCCATCGGGATCGGCCTGGGTGACATGCACGGGCGGATCGTCGAGGTGAACCCGGCGCTGACCCAGATGTTCGGCTACACCGCGCAGGAGATGCGCCGGCGCACGGTGGGCGAGCTGGCCCACCCGGAGGACCTGCCGTCGGTCTGGGTGCTCTACGAGCGGCTGCTCGCCGGCGAGCTCGACAACTTCTGCATCGAGAAGCGGTTCTACCGCAAGGACGGCGAGGAGATCATCTGCAACCTGACGCTCTCGCTGGTGCGCGACGAGCGCGGGCGCCCCGCCTACCAGGTCGCGATGCTCGAGGACGTCACCGAGCGGCACGAGCTCCAGTCCCACCTGGAGTACCAGGCCTTCCACGACACGTTGACCACGCTGCCCAACCGCGCGTTGTTCGCCGACCGCGTCGAGCACATCTTCACGACGACGGCGCCGGGCTCGGCCCGGCGCGTCGGGCTCTGCTTCCTCGACCTCGACGGGTTCAAGGCGGTCAACGACTCCCTCGGGCACGACGTCGGCGACCTCATGCTGAAGGAGGTCGCGCAGCGGCTCGCCGACCAGGCGACCGACGGCGAGCTGGTCGCCCGCATGGGCGGCGACGAGTTCGTGGTGCTCGTGGAGAACTCGCGCGGGGTCGAGCAGCTCATCTCGCTGGCCGAACGCATCCTCGCGGCCATCGCCGCCCCGTTGGAACTGGCCGGGCAGGAGCTCGCCGTCACCGCGAGCATCGGCATCGTCGAGCGCCCCGTGGTGGGCGGGGACTCCTCGGAGCTCATGCGGGCCGCCGACATCACGCTGTACTCGGCGAAGGCCGACGGCCGGGGCCGCTGGGCGCTGCACGACCCCAGCCGCGACGAGGCCGAGATCACCCGGTTCGCGCTCTCGGCGGCGATGCCCGCGGCGATCGAGCGCGAGGAGTTCTTCGTGCTCTACCAGCCGCTCGTCGCCATGGGCGACCACGGCATGCGCGGTGTCGAGGCCCTCGTGCGCTGGCACCACCCGCAGCTCGGGGTGCTCGGACCGGGCCGGTTCATCGGGCTCGCCGAGGAGACCGGCGCCATCGTCGCGCTCGGGCACTGGGTCCTCGCGCGGGCCTGCCGCGACGCCCGCTGCTGGTACGACGAGTTCGGGGACGCCGCGCCGTTCGTCTCGGTCAACGTCGCGCCGCGCCAGCTGCACGAGCCGGCCCTGCTCGGCGAGGTCGAGCAGGTGCTCGCCGACACCGGCCTCCCGCCGCGCCTGCTGCAGATCGAGCTCACCGAGCGCGCGCTGACCACCGACGAGGGCGCCCCGCTGAAGGCTCTCGACGGCCTGCGCGAGCTCGGCGTCAAGATCGCCATCGACGACTTCGGCACCGGCTACTCGAACCTGTCCTACCTGCGCAAGCTGCCCGTCGACGTCATCAAGCTCGACGGCTCCTTCGGAGAGCGGCTGCGCGACGAGGAGGTCACCAACACCGTCGACGAGCGGATCGTCGGCACGTTGGTCGACCTCGGGCACGCGCTCGGGATGACCGTGTGCGCCGAGGGCGTCGAGACCGGGGCGCAGGCCGGCCGGCTCCGCCGGCTCGGGTGCGACGAGGGTCAGGGCTGGCACTTCGCGGCCGCGCTGCCCCGCGAGGACATCCGGGAGATCCTCGCCCATCCCGACGTCAGGTCCTGGCCCGGTCCCGAGGACGCGTTCGCTTCGTCCGTTTCCTGA
- a CDS encoding SAM-dependent methyltransferase — protein sequence MTRPAWAPQEVDIDRPSAARVYDYYLGGSHNFAVDREMAQRAVADWPDLPRIMRSNRAFLRRAVRWCVGQGLDQFLDVGSGIPTVGNVHDVARADAPDARVVYVDVDPVAVAHSVALLEGVPGTGVVHADLCDVDEVLDDPVTREVLDLDRPVALLVVALLHFVGDDRRPAEALARYRERLAPGSVLVLSHASADDAGSHADGHVALYRRTATPMSMRPHAEVLRFFDGFELVDPGLVPLVDWRPDSPTEGAPVPGYAGVGRRD from the coding sequence GTGACGCGACCGGCGTGGGCACCGCAGGAGGTCGACATCGACCGCCCCAGTGCCGCGCGCGTCTACGACTACTACCTGGGCGGCAGCCACAACTTCGCCGTCGACCGCGAGATGGCGCAGCGGGCCGTCGCCGACTGGCCCGACCTGCCCCGGATCATGCGGAGCAACCGCGCCTTCCTGCGCCGCGCAGTGCGCTGGTGCGTCGGGCAGGGCCTCGACCAGTTCCTGGACGTCGGGTCCGGGATCCCCACCGTCGGCAACGTGCACGACGTCGCGCGCGCCGACGCCCCCGACGCGCGGGTGGTGTACGTCGACGTCGACCCCGTCGCGGTCGCCCACTCCGTCGCGCTGCTCGAGGGCGTGCCCGGGACCGGGGTGGTGCACGCCGACCTCTGCGACGTCGACGAGGTGCTCGACGACCCGGTCACCCGCGAGGTCCTCGACCTCGACCGCCCGGTCGCCCTGCTCGTGGTGGCGCTGCTGCACTTCGTCGGCGACGACCGCCGCCCGGCCGAGGCCCTCGCCCGCTACCGCGAGCGGCTGGCACCCGGCAGTGTCCTCGTCCTGAGCCACGCGTCGGCCGACGACGCCGGGAGCCACGCCGACGGGCACGTCGCGCTCTACCGCCGCACCGCGACGCCGATGTCGATGCGGCCTCACGCCGAGGTGCTGCGGTTCTTCGACGGCTTCGAACTCGTCGACCCCGGCCTCGTGCCCCTGGTGGACTGGCGGCCCGATTCCCCGACCGAGGGTGCCCCGGTGCCCGGCTACGCGGGTGTGGGTCGCCGTGACTGA
- a CDS encoding DUF2945 domain-containing protein: MTKAFSKGDQVKWNWGNGEGEAQVDEVHTERVERQIDGKKQTRNGTDDNPAYVLKQDDGQRVLKLHSELKSD, from the coding sequence ATGACGAAGGCCTTCAGCAAGGGCGACCAGGTGAAGTGGAACTGGGGCAACGGTGAAGGTGAGGCCCAGGTCGACGAGGTGCACACGGAGCGCGTCGAGCGTCAGATCGACGGCAAGAAGCAGACGCGCAACGGCACGGACGACAACCCGGCCTACGTGTTGAAGCAGGACGACGGTCAGCGGGTCCTCAAGCTCCACAGCGAGCTGAAGAGCGACTGA
- a CDS encoding GDSL-type esterase/lipase family protein: MVVVRRVLGVLLLAVLAAWGRGLAAAQTMEADHAAYWRRRRRSPGELTLVALGDSLSQGLGSTDPSSSWAGRLAAAWEEHSGRPVRVVVLGVVGATAADVLRDQLPEMPPADLVALGIGTNDAAQGVTPEQYRETFSALCAALPAGSLVADVPDLQRGPVRRAGLELSAVAREVLAEHPHLRPVALEAATHRMWPWMFGPDLAHPNTLGYARHGAAWVAALPD; this comes from the coding sequence GTGGTGGTGGTCCGCCGGGTGCTCGGGGTCCTGCTCCTCGCGGTGCTCGCGGCGTGGGGCCGCGGCCTGGCCGCGGCGCAGACGATGGAGGCGGACCACGCCGCCTACTGGCGCCGTCGCCGGCGCTCCCCCGGCGAACTCACGCTGGTCGCGCTCGGCGACTCGCTCTCCCAGGGGCTCGGGTCGACCGACCCGTCGTCGTCCTGGGCGGGTCGGCTGGCGGCCGCGTGGGAGGAGCATTCCGGACGACCGGTGCGGGTGGTCGTCCTCGGGGTGGTCGGCGCGACCGCGGCGGACGTGCTGCGCGACCAGCTGCCGGAGATGCCGCCCGCGGACCTGGTCGCGCTCGGCATCGGGACCAACGACGCCGCCCAGGGTGTGACCCCCGAGCAGTACCGGGAGACGTTCTCGGCGTTGTGCGCCGCCCTGCCCGCCGGCTCCCTCGTCGCGGACGTCCCCGACCTGCAGCGGGGCCCGGTGCGCCGGGCCGGGCTCGAGCTCTCCGCCGTGGCCCGTGAGGTGCTCGCCGAGCACCCGCACCTGCGCCCGGTCGCGCTCGAGGCCGCGACGCACCGGATGTGGCCGTGGATGTTCGGCCCCGACCTCGCGCACCCGAACACGCTCGGCTACGCCCGGCACGGCGCGGCGTGGGTGGCGGCGCTGCCGGACTAG